CCAGTTGCTCGCTCGTCAGTTTGGTGGGCTTCAGGATTGCATCAAGGCTTTCCATCTTGGAGTCGAGCGCAAGTGCAAGCGACCGGGCAACGCTGCGCTGGCGGAGGTCCATTTCCGCAAAGCGCGCTGTCAGCGCATCGGAGCGCGATTCGGCGGCATCTGGCAGCGACGCGTAGGCGTCACCAGTGTTGAAGATTTCGCGCAGGAAGCCGGTAACCGGCCCTTCGGCCTCAGCCGGCGCTTCGAATACGGATGGTGCCAGTGTCGCTGTCTTGTCGCCCGCCGACTTTTCGGCTTCCTCGCTCGCGGGGCTTTCGGCGGTGCCTTCAGCTTCCGGACGGGGCGGGGCGATCTGGTCGACGATTTCCTCGAGATATTGCTGGCGGCGCTCAAGCTTGGCGGCGCGGCGTTCAACATCATTCTCGAGGGTCGACAGGTCTTCCGTCACGCTTTGCATATTGGCGGACATGACCTTGATGGTGCGATTCTTGGCGTCAAGCGTGAGATCGCGGCTCACGTACGCGATGGTTGCAACGAGGCCCCACAGTACAAATAGAAGAAGCAGCCCGGAAAGGGCCACTTGGGTGTAACTGCCGATGGTAAGGAATCGCACACGGCCTTCGCTGCGCAAAAACAGTTGCCGCTCAGGAAAGTGCCTGAGCCGCAAGCCGTCAAGGCGTGCAAAAAGTTTTTTCAGTGCGTTCAAGCCTTTAGCCCCGTTTCGAGAGACCCTTTTTCGGGTCTTTTCTTCCCTTGGCACCTGTCTGCACTGGTTTCCCCCCGCACATCTGGCGCAAGCCACGGCGCATTCCAGCGACTCGAGGGGGGCTGAGTCAACCCCTAATGCGGTGAGGCGTTCAAAGTAACATGTCCGCGAGGGGATCGTAGAAGCTGAAGGGCAGTCCTGCAGAATCGCGGGCCGGTCGGTTGAAGGGGCGCTTCAGAAGGCCTTTGAAATAGGTGCGAACCAGAGACTGGAACTTTTCTTCAGGCTCGGCGCCCTCGATGGCGCACAGGTGATGGAACCAGCGAGAGCCCGCCTCCACATGGCCGACTTCCTCGTCATAGATCGTTTGCAGCGCTGCCGCTGATTCTGCGTCGCCAAGCCGGGCGAAGCGGTCGATCATCTGCGGGGTGACATCCAGCCCCCGCGCTTCCAGTACCATGGGCACAACAGCAAGCCGCGCGGCGATATCGTGCGCGGTGGCGGTGGCGGCTTGCCACAGGCCGTCGTGGGCGGGCAGGTCACCATAGGTACAATCAAGGGCCGCGAGGCGAGCCGACAGCAGGCCGAAATGCCGGGCTTCATCGTCGCCTACCCCGATCCAGTCATCGGTGAAGGCACGCGGCATCTCGCCGCCAAAACGGGCGACGATATCGAAGGCGAGATCGATGGCATTCAGCTCGATATGCGCAACCGCATGGATGAGCGCGCGGCGATTGTCAGCCGTACCCGCCTTGCGGCGTTTCGGCATGTCGGCGGGCAGCAGCAGTTCGGGCCTTGCCGGACGGGCAGGGCGATCCGGTGGCGGCGTATCGTAGGTCGCTGCAAGAGATCCGGCGCGCCAGGCAGCTGCCGCCGCGCGGGCAGTGGCGGCCTTTTCGGCGGCGCCGGCGGTCGTCAATACAGCGACGGCTGCTTCGCCGATGGTTTGCCAGTCTGGTTGGCGCATGATGGATCAGGCAAGCGCCTTCGCGGTTTCAAGCACAGCGTCGGCATGGCCTTTCACCTTCACCGAATGCCACACTTCACGGACCTTGCGGTCGCCGTCCAGAAGGAAGGTGGCGCGTTCGATGCCCATATAGGCGCGGCCATAAAGCTTCTTCTCGATCCACACGCCCCAGGCCTCGATCACCTTGCCGTCCACATCGGCTGCAAGCTGAACTTTCAGGTCATGTTTGGCAGCAAACTTGGCATGCTTTGCTGCCGTGTCTTTCGAGATGCCGATGACAGTGCAGCCAAGCGCCGCGAAATCGGCGATGCGGGCGCTGAAATCGATGGCTTCCGTGGTGCAGCCCGGCGTGTCGTCTTTCGGGTAGAAATAAACGACCACCGGTTTGCCCGCGAAGGCGGAAAGGGTGATATCGGTGCCGTCACCGCCGGGCAGGGTGAAATCGGGGGCAATGTCGCCGGGTTTCAGGCTCATGTCGCGTTCCTCTGATCATTTTCCGTGTCGTTGCGGTCGTCCCCTAGCATGGACTGAT
The Gimibacter soli DNA segment above includes these coding regions:
- a CDS encoding M23 family metallopeptidase; this encodes MACARCAGGNQCRQVPREEKTRKRVSRNGAKGLNALKKLFARLDGLRLRHFPERQLFLRSEGRVRFLTIGSYTQVALSGLLLLFVLWGLVATIAYVSRDLTLDAKNRTIKVMSANMQSVTEDLSTLENDVERRAAKLERRQQYLEEIVDQIAPPRPEAEGTAESPASEEAEKSAGDKTATLAPSVFEAPAEAEGPVTGFLREIFNTGDAYASLPDAAESRSDALTARFAEMDLRQRSVARSLALALDSKMESLDAILKPTKLTSEQLAPKGRSLWHPATYLTNKLPGSEFGMEYEDPAFVGLKEKWDQYQNLLVLLEAFPAAEPAADYYVSSRFGSRRDPFSNKWKSHKGLDLAGWPGTAIYATGAGKVIKSGKWGPYGNMIEIDHGNGLRTRYGHMRRLRVSVGETVAAGQQIGDMGRTGRATSSHLHYEIWQGDRILDPMPFLKVAADVRHFQRKQERTDG
- a CDS encoding ferritin-like domain-containing protein, which codes for MRQPDWQTIGEAAVAVLTTAGAAEKAATARAAAAAWRAGSLAATYDTPPPDRPARPARPELLLPADMPKRRKAGTADNRRALIHAVAHIELNAIDLAFDIVARFGGEMPRAFTDDWIGVGDDEARHFGLLSARLAALDCTYGDLPAHDGLWQAATATAHDIAARLAVVPMVLEARGLDVTPQMIDRFARLGDAESAAALQTIYDEEVGHVEAGSRWFHHLCAIEGAEPEEKFQSLVRTYFKGLLKRPFNRPARDSAGLPFSFYDPLADMLL
- the bcp gene encoding thioredoxin-dependent thiol peroxidase, which gives rise to MSLKPGDIAPDFTLPGGDGTDITLSAFAGKPVVVYFYPKDDTPGCTTEAIDFSARIADFAALGCTVIGISKDTAAKHAKFAAKHDLKVQLAADVDGKVIEAWGVWIEKKLYGRAYMGIERATFLLDGDRKVREVWHSVKVKGHADAVLETAKALA